From Rhododendron vialii isolate Sample 1 chromosome 7a, ASM3025357v1:
ATTTCCCGGGAacaaagagggagggaggagttTGGTGGTTGGGTTTGGTGATGTGCCAATTTTACGCAGCCATTTTTGGATGAAAATGGCCAAAGAAATGGCTCCAGCCATTTATGGTAGCAAAAGCGGCACACCATTGGGGCACCAATTTTTCGTTTCTGGCCATTTTTTGGCAATGGCTCAAGCCATTTTGCCACCACTGGATTTGTTCTTTGGTAGCCATTTATCTGTGCAGattcctttcttttctgtttGAGAATGATTAACAAAGCTTTCAAAAGGGTTTTGTTAGTTATCGAGTACTATTAAATCTCTTTTGTCAATCTCTTTTGTCATGTCCCTATAAGTATGGCTACTCAGTGATCTCCCAAGCTCAAACAGGTTACTATCAAATTATTGGACGAATTCCAAAGGTCACAAAATAACATGTAAAAAAATCATGCTTAGTGATCCTAAACGATTCAAAGGTTGCACGTAATAAAAATCGCAAACAAAATCATTGGACACTGGTATTCTAAATCTCCTCGTATTTCACGTGAAAAGAAACATAAGTAACCATTTGTTCTTCCCCACCAATGTATGTTATAACAGCCCCACAGATAATGCTTCAGATTCCCGTGTAGGGTAAGAATATGTTACGACAgctgttcaaaagaaaaagaaaaaaagattgttACTACAAGAGTAGACCTGCAAAAACACTTCGAATTCCCTCTTCATTGCCACAAGAAAAACAGTAATCTATGTTTTCATAAGCCAACAATCGGAATAAATGATGGAGCTCGTACCAAATGTACAAAATAAGCGAAATTGCTCAGAAGAATATTATTGACACCCCCATCGTGAAGCATCCAACAGCCACCCAAGGGCTCAAACGTTCACCTGTTTCAGGTATCACATTAATCATTACAACGTGCCAACAGACAAACAAGAAAAGGAAGACGTATAGGCAAGGTTCGAAGTGGACTCTGACATGCTTGTCAATCTTATGAGTTTTGGACGCATTCATATGGAGGGAATGAAAGTGGGTTTACATGTGAACTAATTCAAAACTAGCTTACTTTACTTGATTAGTCTTGATATAACGAAGTATGGACCAATTGTTCCTCAACATATCGATTCCCATTCCTGCTACTTGGAATGCTCTATGTTTTTGTAACTTCACACATCAATGACAAAATGTACACACAAAAAGGTTTATCAAGGTTCTTTGCCAAAATTAGACCAAATCTTTTACAAGGGTTCCTAGCAATGGTGCGAGTACCAAAAGCTGATAGGAGAAGCTTAATGACAAAAGGAAGTGCACTATTGTGCTAGACATGCTGGGAAAGGAATTAGGGATTTATATGCCTACCTATTCTTGCCGCTTTCCAAAAGAAACCCCGAAATCTGCCAAAGGGAGACACCAAAATTTATCAAGTTGATGCATATTTTAACAAGGGAGAAacaatataacaaaaataaaatagcaccaccaaaaaaatactcctaaacTAACAACATGAATAGTTCTCTCTATATGAAATGGTCTTGATGGAATATGGGGCTCATGAAAGTCTTTGGTGGAATGCATCAATGGTGTATGAAGGTGATCATCGAAACAGAATTCCAAACAGCTAATAATCTTGCATAGCAAGCAGATCCACATCAACTATTATAAAAACTTTCTTCAAGAGTGGCAGTTACCTTCTAAGTCTTGGAATTTCTGTTTGGATTCCTAACAAGCTGTTACCTTGTATAGCAAGGGTATCCCATCAATCCCAACAAATGATACCTTCACAGGATTGGAATTTTCATTTGGTTTATGTGAGGAGGAAAGAAAATATTGTCTTGCAAAGGATGCGACTTTATCAATAACTATACGAAGGTGTGCCATATTCTCTTCATAAACCTTACCTACACTAAATTGCTTACCTAAGTAAGCAGCAAACAAGGCTCAATCAACCAAATTAAACATTTTCTTCACTGAATTGATAACATGATTTGTATAGCTGTTTACTTAAGTAGACATGTTCCAAAATGACTCGTCTGCATAGccatcgtctctctctctctctctctctcttcaaatttctATTTCTAACTAAGAAAGCATCCAACAGTCACTAGTCAACAGGACTTGCAACCAGAGATAAAACCCAATAAAGGGCTGGCATAGGCGTCTGGCACACTAAGCTTTTGAGAAAAtttccgggaaaaaaaaaaaaaaactaatgtatTTGAGTCACATAGGTTCAGCACTCCAGGTATTAGTTTAGCATGTATCCGCCTCCCTAATATCAAATCCTGCATCCGTCCATGCACGTAGACATTCTGCACAACGAAATTAATATCTTCGAAAACAACTTATATGTGAAAAACTAACAATCACTACAATGAATAAAAACGGAAGAACGAGAAAAAAGACTAAATTGTAATGAAACCGGAACTGATAGATCCCAAATAACGACTACTCTCAGGCAGTGGCGCAGCTATTGTCCCCGGCCCCACCCAATTTCTTCTAAGTATAGTTTGCATAATTTCGGTAGATATTTGGAAAAAGATTTGTAAAATTTCAACCATAATTAACCAGTAAGAACAATTTTCATCTTGAGGACATTAAATTGCGGTGCGATAAGGATGTAGCACGTCGTTTAATGATATGATAGCAACAACACTCAAGATTAATCCTTCAAATTATTGAAATCGTCCCAAGATATAATCTCGAAAACTCATCGTAAAATTTCTTTCATTGGTTGCCCCCCTTCGACTTCGATTCCTACCTCCGCCACTGCTCTCAGGAACGGGAGACAGCAGTCAGCAACAAACAAGCGTATGAAAAAACTCCTGTGCTCAACATATACTCTCCGTGTATGACTATGCATGTATGGCTGGATATATGGGTATCGAAACATACCCAGTTTTCTGTTCCAAGAAGGTGGGGAACTGCATCTTCAAGTATGTGCAGGTGCAAATCATCAGAAGCACCACCGTCAGAAACGAATGGAAGTTGAAAAGCGCTGACTGCGGTTTACAACAACAAAGCAAAGAAACGAGTGAGCCAACGATCCAACATCAAGATTGAGTTTATCATCTACAATTTCTgaatacaaataccaaaaacGAATATATGAATTAGTCGTTGGTTGACGACAATTACCATGATTCGGATCTTCGTCTGAGATCTACAGAGTCGATGAATTAAGCAAAGAGCAGAAACTGTAAAGGCATAGCTTGCGTTCTAGAAAAAGCCTTTGCGTCGCTGCCGCCTTTATCAAATGGCGTCGTGTATCGCTATACAAATTAAACTTTGCAAACCGTAGGGAATAGGGATGAAAAATTGAATATCATCCTCCATGTTATTGGTATAAATTATATAGTCCCACAGAATCGATACAGTTTTTAGTATTAATGAGTTAGTTTATGATAGGACTGTAATTTGTTTAGAACGTATTTTGAAtacaattaaaataaattgtAAAATTATTGACCACCCCGCCAACGAAATTGATTTACATGGaaagattttttcttaatttatgatcaaacagatttttttcttactctttaatttgtttagttcacaaaaaaaacacacacaccaaaacaaaattgatcaaccgataaacaaaaat
This genomic window contains:
- the LOC131332788 gene encoding uncharacterized protein LOC131332788, with the protein product MSALFNFHSFLTVVLLMICTCTYLKMQFPTFLEQKTGFRGFFWKAARIGERLSPWVAVGCFTMGVSIIFF